One Natronosalvus halobius genomic region harbors:
- the npdG gene encoding NADPH-dependent F420 reductase, with protein sequence MRVALLGGTGDIGAGLALRLAADSDHEVVIGSRDADKAADKADEYEDTLADARIDASVDGEANPDAVSGSHAVILAVPPYYVTDTIDAVEAELDDEAILVSPAVGIDVDDEGFHYDPPGVGSVTELAAEHAPADVPVVGAFHNLAAGRLSNLDASLDVDTLVTGEDADAKSTVMALAESIDGIRALDGGPLANSSEIEALTPLLINVAKYNDGMHDVGVEFK encoded by the coding sequence ATGCGAGTTGCGTTACTCGGCGGTACCGGAGACATCGGTGCAGGACTGGCACTGCGACTGGCAGCCGACAGCGACCACGAGGTCGTCATCGGGTCACGAGATGCTGACAAAGCAGCCGACAAAGCGGACGAATACGAGGACACGCTGGCCGACGCGAGGATCGATGCCTCAGTCGACGGCGAGGCCAATCCCGACGCTGTGTCCGGCTCACACGCCGTCATCCTGGCGGTCCCGCCGTACTACGTGACAGACACCATCGACGCGGTTGAGGCCGAACTTGACGACGAGGCCATCCTGGTGAGTCCCGCAGTCGGCATCGATGTCGACGACGAAGGCTTCCACTACGATCCGCCGGGCGTTGGGAGCGTGACTGAACTGGCAGCCGAACACGCTCCCGCCGACGTACCGGTTGTCGGTGCATTCCACAACCTGGCTGCGGGACGGCTCTCGAACCTGGATGCGTCACTCGACGTCGACACGCTCGTTACCGGGGAAGATGCCGATGCCAAATCGACGGTGATGGCGCTGGCAGAATCTATCGACGGGATTCGTGCACTCGACGGCGGGCCGCTGGCCAACAGTTCGGAAATCGAAGCGCTCACGCCACTGCTTATCAATGTCGCAAAGTACAACGACGGAATGCACGATGTGGGCGTTGAGTTCAAATAG
- a CDS encoding hydantoinase/oxoprolinase family protein, protein MPHVIGVDTGGTFTDTVIVNEAGERVTGKSGTTPADPATGIMNSLSDAARALDSNLETVLEETEVLFHGTTLTTNTVLERTGGDVGLITTKGHRDALHIGRTKSRTTGLSEYEMQHYASQSKPEPIVPKQRIQELDERIDYKGSAVVGLDDEQVREAVRDIVDEVDSLAVNLLWSFENPDHEQRVAEIAAEEAPDLPTYLSHEVTARLGEYERGATTAVNAYTAPILEAYVEDLVDELRDAGLDAPVYIMKSTGGAMPVSDASTEAVATIMSGPTGGVIGSQYVGTEIGTENLICTDVGGTSFDVGLIIDGEIQTRPTTSVHQYTLYQLTVDIDSIGSGGGSIAWIDEGGALRVGPDSAGADPGPACYGQGGTRPTVTDADLLLGYISPDYFLGGRRDLDADAAETAMREHVAEPLDMTVEEAAAGVFEIVNGAMADLLRQMTIERGHDPREFSVLAYGGAGPLHASFYADDLDAESVVIPLGDTASVFSAFGIASSDLNWVEEVSNPSLAPFDPADVTEAFEALESAVRSDFDEQGVDHENVTFSREVDLRYKGQVHQVSVDAPTGGLTETDLDDVLDRWEAKYEGLYGSGSTYADAQVELVNQRVLASAETMDPTLSADDSMSEEPQIGTRDVYWPGPSGFVETDIYDGERIVPDMSIVGPAIVQLPDTTVTIRPHQEATVDDYRNIVITEA, encoded by the coding sequence ATGCCACATGTCATCGGTGTTGATACAGGCGGAACATTCACAGACACCGTGATCGTCAACGAGGCTGGGGAGCGTGTGACAGGAAAATCGGGGACGACGCCCGCCGATCCGGCTACTGGAATCATGAACTCCTTGTCGGATGCCGCCCGTGCGCTTGATTCCAACCTGGAGACCGTCCTCGAGGAGACGGAGGTCCTGTTTCACGGGACGACGCTGACGACGAACACAGTACTGGAGCGGACCGGCGGCGATGTTGGACTCATCACCACGAAGGGCCATCGGGACGCCCTCCACATTGGGCGAACGAAGTCCCGAACCACGGGTCTCTCCGAGTACGAGATGCAACACTACGCTTCACAGAGCAAGCCCGAGCCGATCGTCCCGAAACAGCGCATTCAGGAACTCGACGAGCGGATCGACTACAAAGGTTCAGCGGTCGTCGGACTCGACGACGAGCAGGTCCGTGAAGCGGTTCGGGACATCGTAGACGAGGTCGACAGCCTGGCGGTAAACCTGCTCTGGAGTTTCGAGAACCCAGACCACGAGCAGCGCGTCGCCGAGATCGCCGCCGAGGAGGCACCCGACCTCCCAACGTACCTCTCACACGAGGTCACGGCACGGCTCGGCGAGTACGAACGGGGGGCGACGACGGCGGTCAACGCCTACACGGCACCGATCCTCGAAGCGTACGTCGAGGACCTAGTCGACGAACTGCGCGACGCCGGCCTCGACGCGCCGGTGTACATCATGAAGAGTACGGGCGGGGCGATGCCGGTTAGTGACGCATCGACGGAGGCGGTCGCAACGATCATGTCCGGGCCGACCGGGGGCGTCATCGGCTCGCAGTACGTTGGGACTGAAATCGGCACTGAGAACCTCATCTGTACGGACGTGGGTGGAACCAGTTTCGATGTGGGGCTGATCATCGACGGCGAGATCCAGACCCGGCCCACGACGTCGGTCCACCAGTACACCCTGTACCAACTGACCGTCGACATTGACTCCATCGGAAGTGGCGGCGGGTCGATCGCCTGGATCGACGAGGGCGGTGCGCTCCGCGTCGGTCCGGACTCGGCGGGTGCGGACCCCGGCCCGGCCTGCTACGGCCAAGGCGGGACGCGCCCGACCGTCACCGACGCCGACCTCCTGCTGGGCTACATCAGCCCCGATTACTTCCTCGGCGGCCGCCGGGACCTCGACGCGGACGCAGCCGAGACGGCCATGCGCGAACACGTCGCCGAGCCCCTCGACATGACCGTCGAGGAGGCCGCGGCGGGTGTCTTCGAGATCGTCAACGGGGCGATGGCCGACCTGCTCCGTCAGATGACCATCGAGCGCGGACACGACCCCCGCGAGTTCTCGGTACTGGCCTACGGCGGGGCCGGTCCGCTGCACGCATCGTTTTACGCCGACGACCTAGATGCCGAGTCGGTCGTCATCCCGCTCGGGGACACTGCCTCGGTGTTCTCGGCGTTCGGCATCGCCTCCTCAGACCTGAACTGGGTCGAGGAGGTCTCGAACCCGAGCCTCGCACCGTTCGACCCAGCCGACGTTACTGAAGCCTTTGAGGCCCTCGAATCGGCGGTGCGGAGTGATTTCGACGAACAGGGCGTCGACCACGAGAACGTTACCTTCTCCCGGGAGGTCGACCTCCGCTACAAGGGACAGGTCCACCAGGTTTCGGTCGACGCGCCGACAGGCGGCCTGACCGAGACGGACCTCGACGACGTGCTCGACCGCTGGGAAGCCAAATACGAGGGGCTGTACGGCAGCGGCTCGACGTACGCAGACGCGCAGGTCGAATTAGTCAACCAGCGCGTGCTGGCCAGCGCCGAGACGATGGATCCGACGCTGTCGGCCGACGACTCGATGTCCGAGGAACCACAGATCGGCACTCGAGATGTGTACTGGCCCGGCCCATCGGGGTTCGTTGAGACAGACATCTACGACGGGGAGCGCATCGTCCCAGACATGTCGATTGTGGGGCCGGCCATCGTACAGTTACCCGACACCACGGTCACGATCCGACCACACCAGGAAGCGACCGTCGACGACTACCGCAACATCGTTATCACGGAGGCCTAA
- a CDS encoding hydantoinase B/oxoprolinase family protein: MSQIPGADKYTAAESIQEDRIADDLTFHKLPEDFELDKVTFEILRHRLGQINDEQGTTLKKVSGSPIVTDAYDFNVTIGDERGETVSFGPYVMYHASVTDLIVKWIINHRSENPGIEPGDMYICNDPWIGAVHQNDTVVLAPVFHDGKIFSWVSSTLHQVDVGGNEIGSFAIEDDDAWAEAEPVPPTKLVKGGELQSDIEDLFLRKSRAAPNVGMDLRSQIAGNNVAIDRIQALIDEYSPNTVKAVMKETMDYAEESLRSRLRDMPDGIWRHVGYQDVAKAGDRSVYETSLAVEKRDDHLVFKVDGDAPAGVINTTYAGMRGGLVAPVLPMLCHDMPWALGGIYRAIDIETTDNIMVNAAYPAGTGMAAVAGTWHTVNVSTQCISKMLSASEEESEHLVAGSSGSWVTMNVLGMDQRDEFFVTQFMDPMAGGWGARSHSDGINTAGIFAAPGGAATNVESTELSFPVLYLYRKEETDSAGAGKFRGGATASMCYVPHDTEGMEHLGSTFGMAVPTSQGINGGHPANTARYEMIRDSNIEDLFEAGTIPEDRSDVDGDLEVLPPKYKTMQGPTDVYFSIWQGGGGYGDPIERNPERVAEDVRQDYVSREEARRTYGVILTEDGGVDTEATEERRKAIRNERLAATKWGDDE, translated from the coding sequence ATGTCACAGATTCCAGGCGCAGACAAGTACACGGCAGCAGAATCGATCCAGGAAGACCGGATCGCGGACGACCTGACGTTCCACAAGCTCCCCGAAGACTTCGAACTCGACAAGGTCACCTTCGAGATCCTCCGGCACCGACTCGGGCAGATCAACGACGAACAGGGGACGACGCTGAAGAAAGTCAGCGGGTCACCCATCGTCACCGATGCGTACGACTTCAACGTCACCATCGGCGACGAGCGCGGCGAGACGGTGAGTTTCGGACCGTACGTGATGTATCACGCGAGCGTCACCGACCTCATCGTCAAGTGGATCATCAACCATCGCTCAGAAAACCCGGGCATCGAACCCGGAGACATGTACATCTGCAACGATCCCTGGATCGGCGCGGTCCACCAGAACGACACCGTCGTACTCGCACCGGTGTTCCACGACGGCAAGATCTTCTCCTGGGTGAGTTCGACGCTCCACCAAGTCGACGTGGGCGGAAACGAGATAGGCAGCTTCGCCATCGAGGACGACGACGCGTGGGCAGAGGCCGAACCGGTCCCGCCGACGAAACTCGTCAAAGGCGGCGAACTGCAGTCTGACATCGAGGACCTCTTTTTGCGGAAGAGCCGTGCCGCCCCGAACGTGGGCATGGACCTGCGATCACAAATTGCTGGGAACAACGTTGCCATCGACCGAATTCAGGCACTCATCGATGAGTACAGCCCGAACACGGTCAAGGCCGTCATGAAGGAGACGATGGACTACGCCGAGGAAAGTCTCCGCAGTCGACTGCGGGACATGCCTGACGGCATCTGGCGTCACGTCGGCTATCAGGACGTAGCCAAGGCCGGCGACCGCAGCGTCTACGAGACCAGCCTCGCGGTCGAGAAGCGCGACGACCACCTGGTATTCAAGGTGGACGGCGATGCACCGGCCGGCGTCATCAACACCACGTACGCCGGGATGCGCGGTGGCCTAGTCGCGCCGGTCCTTCCAATGCTCTGTCACGACATGCCGTGGGCGCTCGGCGGCATCTACCGTGCCATCGACATCGAGACCACGGACAACATCATGGTCAACGCCGCGTATCCGGCGGGGACCGGGATGGCAGCCGTCGCGGGCACCTGGCACACCGTCAACGTCTCGACGCAGTGCATCTCGAAGATGCTCTCGGCTAGTGAAGAGGAATCGGAACACCTCGTCGCCGGGTCGTCGGGGTCGTGGGTCACGATGAACGTCCTCGGGATGGATCAACGGGATGAATTCTTCGTAACGCAGTTTATGGACCCGATGGCAGGCGGTTGGGGCGCACGCAGCCATTCAGATGGCATCAACACTGCGGGCATCTTCGCCGCCCCCGGAGGAGCAGCCACAAACGTCGAATCGACGGAACTCTCTTTCCCAGTGTTGTACCTCTACCGGAAAGAGGAGACCGACTCGGCCGGAGCCGGGAAGTTCCGCGGCGGTGCGACCGCTAGTATGTGTTACGTCCCCCACGACACTGAAGGGATGGAACACCTTGGATCAACCTTCGGCATGGCAGTGCCCACTAGCCAGGGCATCAACGGCGGCCACCCCGCTAACACGGCCCGTTACGAGATGATTCGCGACTCGAATATCGAAGACTTGTTTGAAGCAGGAACCATCCCCGAAGATCGCTCAGACGTCGATGGCGACCTGGAGGTGTTGCCCCCCAAGTACAAAACCATGCAGGGACCGACCGACGTCTACTTCAGTATCTGGCAGGGTGGTGGCGGGTACGGCGACCCCATCGAGCGCAACCCCGAACGCGTCGCCGAAGACGTGCGCCAGGACTACGTTTCCCGCGAGGAGGCCCGCCGGACCTACGGCGTCATCCTTACCGAGGACGGTGGAGTCGACACTGAAGCCACCGAGGAGCGTCGCAAGGCGATCAGGAACGAGCGACTCGCTGCGACCAAGTGGGGTGATGACGAATGA
- a CDS encoding acetone carboxylase subunit gamma encodes MKQLDLHLAIDDGRIVCRSCEADICAADENYKLHALCDRKPLTEAGPLINDPAQYVDDDLEFRQFYCPGCGTLLENEVIDTDHEPVHDKQLLE; translated from the coding sequence ATGAAACAACTGGACCTGCACTTGGCGATCGACGACGGCCGGATCGTCTGTCGCAGCTGCGAGGCGGACATCTGTGCGGCCGACGAGAATTACAAACTGCACGCACTGTGTGACCGTAAACCGCTAACGGAGGCTGGGCCACTCATCAACGACCCGGCACAGTACGTCGACGACGACCTGGAGTTCCGGCAGTTCTACTGTCCGGGCTGTGGTACGTTGCTGGAAAACGAAGTAATCGACACCGACCACGAACCGGTTCACGACAAGCAGTTACTCGAGTAA
- a CDS encoding NAD(P)(+) transhydrogenase (Re/Si-specific) subunit beta, translating into MPASVLQFIYLVSGVLFIQGLRDMTHPRTATRGNQISALGMFIAVLVTALWFEILSPLVLLAALVVGGAIGTWLAVTVETTEMPQLVGLFNGFGGGASALVAGAELIDQFTTGTSATLPVGLTASAALAGLIGAVTFWGSLVAAGKLHGVVGDSPVSTNVGHALKGLFFLVAVAAGLFLVVQPSLLGSVPLAEWIPSFWVLVVSASLLGIFLVVPIGGADMPVVIALLNSYSGLAAATTGFVLNNTVLIIAGTLVGASGLILTVIMCESMNRSLTNVFFGGLGADSDSEDVDDMYEGNITETSPEEVTMLLETAGRVVVVPGYGMAVAQAQHAVAELVELLDENGIDAEFGIHPVAGRMPGHMNALLAEADVPYDKMRELEEVNPTFSQTDVVIVTGANDVVNPLANEDDSSPIAGMPILNVSDAQMVIVNKRSLSTGFSGVPNPLFAEDNTSMLFGDAKGTMQELVTEYKEATN; encoded by the coding sequence CTGCCCGCGTCGGTCCTGCAATTCATCTACCTCGTCTCCGGGGTGCTGTTCATCCAGGGACTCAGAGACATGACCCACCCGAGGACCGCGACCCGCGGGAACCAGATCTCGGCACTGGGGATGTTCATCGCCGTCCTCGTGACGGCACTCTGGTTCGAGATCCTCTCGCCGCTCGTCCTGCTCGCCGCACTGGTCGTTGGCGGTGCAATCGGTACCTGGTTGGCCGTGACCGTCGAGACGACGGAGATGCCCCAGCTCGTCGGTCTGTTCAACGGGTTCGGCGGTGGGGCCTCGGCACTCGTCGCCGGAGCGGAGCTGATCGACCAGTTCACCACAGGCACATCTGCAACGCTTCCCGTGGGGCTGACAGCGTCGGCTGCACTCGCGGGTCTTATCGGCGCTGTGACTTTCTGGGGGAGCCTCGTCGCAGCCGGCAAGCTCCACGGCGTAGTCGGCGACTCGCCGGTCAGCACGAACGTCGGTCACGCGCTCAAGGGACTGTTCTTTCTCGTCGCCGTCGCGGCCGGACTGTTCCTGGTCGTCCAGCCGTCCCTGCTGGGGTCGGTGCCGCTGGCCGAGTGGATCCCCTCGTTCTGGGTGCTGGTAGTCTCCGCGTCACTCCTGGGCATCTTCCTCGTCGTTCCGATCGGCGGGGCGGACATGCCCGTGGTCATCGCGCTGCTGAACTCCTACTCGGGGCTAGCGGCTGCGACGACGGGCTTCGTGCTGAACAACACCGTCCTGATCATTGCCGGGACGCTCGTCGGCGCGTCGGGGCTAATTCTGACGGTCATCATGTGCGAGTCGATGAACCGCTCGCTCACGAACGTCTTCTTCGGTGGCCTCGGCGCGGACAGTGACAGCGAGGACGTCGACGACATGTACGAAGGGAACATCACCGAGACCTCACCCGAAGAGGTGACGATGTTGTTGGAGACGGCCGGTCGCGTGGTCGTCGTACCCGGCTACGGGATGGCCGTCGCACAGGCCCAGCACGCCGTTGCCGAACTGGTCGAACTACTCGACGAGAACGGCATCGACGCCGAGTTCGGCATCCATCCGGTCGCCGGCCGGATGCCGGGCCACATGAACGCGCTCCTAGCCGAGGCCGACGTCCCGTACGACAAGATGCGCGAACTCGAGGAGGTCAATCCCACCTTCTCCCAGACTGACGTAGTGATCGTCACTGGAGCGAACGACGTCGTCAACCCGTTGGCGAACGAAGACGATTCGAGCCCCATCGCCGGCATGCCCATACTGAACGTCTCGGACGCACAGATGGTCATCGTCAACAAACGGAGCCTTTCGACCGGGTTCTCGGGCGTCCCGAACCCGTTGTTCGCAGAAGACAACACGAGCATGTTGTTCGGCGACGCTAAAGGGACCATGCAGGAACTGGTGACCGAGTACAAGGAGGCGACGAATTAA
- a CDS encoding NAD(P) transhydrogenase subunit alpha: MTFVENLTLFVLAAFVGYEIITKIPTNLHTPLMSGANAISGITLLGSVVVAGSGSTTLATALGFLAVVMATINVVGGYLVSHFMLEQFSRGGSNR, encoded by the coding sequence GTGACGTTCGTCGAGAACCTGACGCTGTTCGTACTGGCGGCGTTTGTCGGCTACGAAATCATCACAAAGATCCCGACGAACCTGCACACGCCGCTGATGTCCGGCGCGAACGCCATCTCGGGGATCACCCTCCTCGGGTCGGTCGTTGTCGCAGGCTCCGGATCGACGACGCTGGCGACCGCGCTGGGCTTCCTGGCCGTGGTCATGGCAACCATCAACGTCGTCGGCGGCTACCTGGTGAGCCACTTTATGCTCGAACAGTTCAGCAGGGGAGGGTCGAACCGATGA
- a CDS encoding NAD(P) transhydrogenase subunit alpha: protein MIIGVPTETAADETRVALIPPVAEELLEAGHEIFVAAGAGAGADWADEEYEAVGCEILGDRDAIFERADVILQVCGLGANPDARTDPYSDGQIVIGQLGPYESDDATLAALADRDVSAFALELMPRISRAQSMDVLSSQASLGGYQACLLAAEELPKMFPMEMTAAGTIKPAEVLVIGAGVAGLKAIATAERLGANTKGHDVRLEVKQEVESLGAEFVELNLPTEDSGDEEGYAVEMDEAFYEEQRRQMQRVVPESDVLITTAAIPGRPAPEIVTTEMIEEMDPGSVVVDLAAETGGNCEPTVAGETVKVDGVTVHGPTNLPAEITHTSSQQYANNLANFIENLTEDGELAIDLEDEIIDSTLLIHDGTIRNPHIEDKTADDESDDDTGDDEIPDGAADERTVDAEDDDD from the coding sequence GTGATCATCGGTGTTCCCACCGAAACCGCAGCCGATGAGACGCGCGTGGCGCTGATTCCACCAGTTGCCGAGGAGTTACTCGAGGCGGGCCACGAGATATTCGTGGCTGCTGGTGCCGGCGCGGGCGCAGATTGGGCTGACGAGGAGTACGAAGCCGTCGGGTGTGAAATTCTCGGCGACCGCGATGCAATCTTCGAGCGCGCGGACGTAATCTTGCAGGTTTGCGGGCTCGGTGCCAACCCGGATGCAAGAACCGACCCCTATAGTGACGGGCAGATTGTCATCGGCCAGCTCGGCCCGTACGAAAGTGACGACGCGACCCTGGCGGCTCTGGCCGACAGAGACGTGAGCGCGTTCGCACTCGAACTCATGCCGCGGATCAGTCGGGCCCAGAGCATGGACGTCCTGTCCTCACAGGCAAGTCTGGGCGGCTATCAGGCCTGTCTGCTGGCGGCCGAGGAACTGCCGAAGATGTTCCCGATGGAGATGACCGCTGCAGGCACGATCAAGCCGGCCGAGGTACTCGTCATCGGGGCCGGCGTCGCGGGGCTGAAGGCCATCGCCACGGCCGAGCGCCTCGGCGCGAACACGAAGGGCCACGACGTGCGCCTGGAGGTCAAGCAGGAGGTCGAGAGCCTCGGCGCCGAATTCGTCGAACTAAATTTGCCGACCGAGGACTCCGGCGACGAGGAGGGCTACGCCGTGGAGATGGATGAAGCGTTCTACGAGGAACAGCGTCGGCAGATGCAACGGGTCGTCCCCGAATCCGATGTCCTCATCACGACGGCGGCCATCCCCGGTCGGCCGGCACCGGAGATTGTCACGACGGAGATGATCGAGGAGATGGATCCGGGGTCAGTCGTCGTCGACCTGGCTGCCGAGACCGGCGGCAATTGTGAGCCCACGGTCGCCGGCGAGACGGTAAAGGTCGATGGCGTGACCGTACACGGTCCGACGAACCTTCCAGCGGAGATTACCCATACATCGAGCCAGCAGTACGCGAATAACCTGGCGAACTTCATCGAGAACCTGACTGAGGACGGGGAGCTCGCCATCGACCTGGAGGACGAAATCATTGACTCGACGCTACTCATCCATGACGGCACGATTCGCAACCCACACATCGAAGACAAGACGGCAGACGACGAATCGGACGACGACACAGGAGACGATGAAATACCGGACGGCGCAGCGGACGAACGAACTGTCGACGCGGAGGACGACGATGATTAG
- a CDS encoding alpha-ketoacid dehydrogenase subunit beta, translating into MNATLVEAVNDALQTAMAGNDRVVVYGEDVAETGGVFRATQGLKDEFGDDRVLDTPITEIAIAGSAVGLAMYGYRPVAEIQFSGFIPPTFNQLVSMASRIRWRTRGEMTAPMVIRAPYGGGVRALEHHSESLEAAYAHVPGLQVVIPSTPHDTKGMLLSAIEEPDPVLFLEPKRLYRSFREEIPDEEYTVPLGEAAVRKEGEDITVISWGSTMPDTLAAAETIEEERGVSTEVIDLRSISPLDKETIIESVKKTGKAVVVHEGPKSGGFAAELIATINEDALMHLEAPVHRVTGFDVPIPMLGMEDYYLPNPPRIEEGIKRALDLEGGV; encoded by the coding sequence ATGAATGCCACACTCGTCGAAGCCGTCAACGATGCACTACAAACTGCGATGGCCGGCAACGACCGTGTCGTTGTCTACGGGGAGGACGTCGCCGAGACCGGTGGCGTTTTCCGCGCTACGCAGGGACTTAAAGACGAATTTGGGGACGACCGCGTACTTGACACGCCCATTACTGAAATCGCCATCGCCGGGTCTGCCGTCGGGCTCGCTATGTACGGCTATCGTCCGGTCGCGGAAATCCAGTTCTCTGGGTTCATCCCGCCGACGTTCAACCAGCTCGTGTCGATGGCCAGCCGCATTCGTTGGCGGACCCGCGGCGAGATGACTGCGCCAATGGTCATCCGTGCGCCCTATGGCGGTGGCGTCCGTGCGCTAGAACACCACTCCGAGAGCCTTGAAGCGGCCTATGCACACGTCCCAGGTCTCCAGGTCGTCATCCCAAGCACCCCCCACGACACGAAGGGAATGCTCCTGTCAGCAATCGAGGAACCTGATCCCGTGCTGTTCCTCGAGCCCAAGCGGCTCTATCGATCGTTCCGTGAAGAGATTCCTGACGAGGAGTACACCGTCCCGCTCGGAGAGGCGGCCGTCCGAAAAGAAGGCGAGGACATTACCGTCATCTCGTGGGGATCGACGATGCCCGACACGCTCGCGGCGGCTGAAACCATCGAAGAAGAACGCGGCGTCTCTACCGAAGTTATCGACCTGCGGTCGATCTCACCGCTCGACAAGGAGACGATCATTGAGTCCGTCAAGAAGACAGGCAAAGCAGTGGTGGTCCACGAAGGACCGAAATCCGGCGGGTTCGCCGCTGAACTCATCGCAACCATTAACGAGGACGCGCTCATGCACCTGGAAGCTCCGGTCCACCGCGTGACGGGCTTCGACGTCCCCATCCCGATGCTTGGCATGGAGGACTACTACCTTCCGAACCCACCGCGCATCGAAGAGGGAATTAAACGCGCGCTCGACCTCGAGGGTGGCGTCTAA
- a CDS encoding thiamine pyrophosphate-dependent enzyme → MSQLDDQSLELGAPSGSIAECTLSEPEKTPQRYRIVDDEGNYDPDALPPLSNEELKELYRWMVLQQVIDVRMVKLQRRGEMGTYASGRGQEASMAGCAYALEDQDWLFPYGREATALLIQGMPLRDLLLYWRGVEDANKQRKNKVFPPAIAIGTHIPVGVGFSWGMSLDNSDAITTLYHGDGHPSTGEYQAGMNFASVIDAPALFYCQNNGYSISASFEQQTGAKTVAQKGIAYGLDGIRVDGNDILAVYDAVRTAREHVSKGNPTIVESVSYRLDAHTTNDDPSLYRDDEEVAQWEEKEPVSRFESFLKEFGLWDDIDEEAVREEANEQFDQAKEAADAYDSGGVEEMFKYLYDEMPAELERQLEAFEQFLEERPDAYDHIEHRPKG, encoded by the coding sequence GTGAGTCAATTAGATGATCAGTCCCTGGAACTCGGGGCACCAAGCGGCTCCATCGCGGAATGCACGCTGAGCGAACCGGAAAAAACGCCACAGCGATACCGGATCGTCGACGATGAAGGCAATTACGATCCGGATGCACTCCCACCGCTCTCCAACGAAGAACTGAAAGAACTGTACCGCTGGATGGTCCTTCAGCAAGTGATTGACGTCCGGATGGTGAAACTCCAGCGCCGTGGCGAGATGGGAACCTACGCCTCCGGTCGTGGCCAGGAAGCCAGTATGGCTGGCTGTGCCTACGCGCTCGAGGATCAAGATTGGTTGTTCCCGTACGGACGCGAAGCGACGGCCCTGCTTATTCAGGGAATGCCGCTCCGTGATTTGTTGTTGTATTGGCGTGGCGTAGAGGACGCCAACAAACAGCGGAAGAACAAGGTATTCCCGCCGGCCATCGCCATCGGGACCCACATTCCCGTCGGCGTCGGTTTCTCGTGGGGCATGTCGCTCGACAACAGCGACGCGATTACGACACTCTACCACGGTGACGGCCATCCAAGTACCGGCGAGTATCAGGCAGGTATGAACTTCGCCAGCGTCATCGACGCGCCAGCCCTGTTTTACTGCCAGAACAACGGCTACTCCATCTCGGCTTCCTTCGAGCAACAGACCGGGGCGAAGACGGTCGCCCAGAAGGGCATCGCCTACGGTCTCGACGGGATCCGCGTCGACGGCAACGACATCCTGGCCGTTTACGATGCGGTGCGGACCGCCCGTGAACACGTCAGCAAGGGCAATCCGACTATCGTTGAATCGGTGTCTTATCGTCTTGATGCCCACACCACGAACGACGATCCATCGCTCTATCGCGACGACGAAGAAGTTGCCCAGTGGGAAGAAAAAGAGCCCGTCAGCCGATTCGAGTCGTTCCTCAAAGAGTTCGGCCTCTGGGACGACATCGACGAGGAAGCCGTCCGTGAAGAGGCCAACGAGCAGTTCGACCAGGCGAAGGAAGCAGCCGACGCGTACGACTCGGGCGGCGTCGAGGAGATGTTCAAGTACCTCTACGACGAGATGCCCGCCGAGCTGGAACGACAACTCGAGGCGTTCGAACAATTCTTAGAGGAGCGGCCGGACGCCTATGACCACATCGAACACCGACCCAAGGGGTGA
- a CDS encoding MaoC/PaaZ C-terminal domain-containing protein: MEEHKNPHMAKMYFEDFEVGQSYSIGPRTVTQTEIVEFASQYDPQSFHVDEDAAEDSIFGDLIASGWHTASVTMRLLVDGLFKDVVVVGAVGVDELRWRKPVYGGDELSITTTVTETDDWDDDKGLVTFDLKATNQDDETVMTRTDHVLIDRAS, encoded by the coding sequence ATGGAGGAGCACAAGAACCCACACATGGCGAAGATGTACTTCGAGGACTTCGAGGTCGGCCAATCGTATTCGATCGGACCACGAACAGTAACGCAGACCGAAATCGTCGAATTCGCGTCGCAGTACGATCCACAGTCGTTTCACGTTGACGAGGATGCTGCCGAAGACAGTATCTTCGGCGACCTTATCGCAAGCGGATGGCACACCGCGTCCGTGACGATGCGACTCCTCGTCGACGGGTTGTTCAAGGACGTCGTCGTGGTCGGCGCTGTCGGCGTCGACGAACTGCGCTGGCGCAAGCCGGTGTACGGCGGTGACGAACTCAGCATCACGACAACCGTCACCGAGACCGACGACTGGGACGACGACAAGGGCCTCGTTACATTCGACCTGAAAGCGACGAACCAAGACGACGAAACGGTGATGACGCGGACGGACCACGTCCTCATCGACCGCGCATCCTGA